ATTAAATGTTGTTCTAATTCCATCTTTAATTCGTGAAATAGCTTATGAATTTGAGCTAAATGAGGCTGACTTGCCCCATGAACACGTACTACTTTTGTCACATACGGACTTAATTGTGGCAACTCTTCATTTAAATAGCGATGATGCTTATTTATAACATAATCAATCAATTCGCGATAAGAAGCATTTTTCCAATCAATTTCAGATTCATTTAATCGTTTCATATTATTATAAAGCGTATTTAACTCTGTAAGCACTTCAGTAGCTGATAAATTTCTTTCATGAATTGCATCAATAAGCGGTTTATTGCCACCACAACAAAAATCTATTCTATATGATTTAAAAAGATCACTAGCTTTCGGGAATTGTGTAACAATCTCACCGACAATAGAAGTTTCAGTAAATGTATGTTCCATATGAATGCCTCCATAAAGTTTAAATGTAATATCTGAATTAAGAATAGCGATAAATTAAAATCTATGTAGTGATTGAAATCACTTATTCTGTGTCATTTTTGAGAATAATAATAAGAATGTTATTAAAATAAGGGGGGAAAGTAATAAGTGGTAATATTTTACGTTAATAAAAAAGAAGCTTAGTAAAAGCTTCTTTTTCATTATTATTTTTCACATGCAATTCCATCGCCATCACGATCAAGATGAGAGCTATAACCTGGTTGCCCTTTATGTAAAGGAGCTTTCCCAGCTGCTCTAACTGCAGCACAATTTTTGTAGTATGCACTATCAGTATTACCATTAGCTGGTTGTGTTTGAGCTTGCTGTGCTTTTTGCTCTTCTTGTTGCTTCCGATTTTGTTCGTCAGCTAGGCGTTTTTGTTCTTCTTGTTGTTTACGAGCTTGTTCATCAGCCTGACGTTTTTGTTCTTCTTGTTGCTTACGAGCTTGTTCATCAGCCTGACGTTTTTGTTCTTCTTGTTGTTTACGAGCCTGTTCATCAGCTAGACGTTTTTGCTCTTCTTGTTGTTTACGAGCTTGTTCATCAGCTAGACGTTTTTCATCCTCTTGCTTGCGAGCTTGTTCCTCGGCTTGACGTTTTTCATCTTCTTGCTTACGAGCTTGTTCTTCGGCTTGACGCTTCTCATCTTCTTGCTTTTGAGTTTTTTCGTCCGCCGCTTTCTTTTCTAGCTCTTTTTTCTGTTCGCTATCTTTTTGCTCTTCATTGTTAGAGGCAACTTTTGTACTAGTTGCTGTCGTTTTTTCAGAAGAAGGAGCTGAAATACCTAATAACGCA
This genomic interval from Bacillus thuringiensis contains the following:
- the ric gene encoding iron-sulfur cluster repair di-iron protein, which encodes MEHTFTETSIVGEIVTQFPKASDLFKSYRIDFCCGGNKPLIDAIHERNLSATEVLTELNTLYNNMKRLNESEIDWKNASYRELIDYVINKHHRYLNEELPQLSPYVTKVVRVHGASQPHLAQIHKLFHELKMELEQHLIKEETEDFPLILEFEQNPIEENYVNLRKVVDKLENEHNHAGNIIKELRKVTNDFTPPEGACGTYRLVYQRLEALESDLFEHIHLENNILFPRAITRV
- a CDS encoding excalibur calcium-binding domain-containing protein codes for the protein MAILSNIGAALFFIAFILLILCIISFFKKNGKAKQYGRPAVILFMISIVSIITSAETSNNPIVEFFSILSFVLFIFFLVLAILSVIKKTGVAKKQFIITAVLFVIFVALLGISAPSSEKTTATSTKVASNNEEQKDSEQKKELEKKAADEKTQKQEDEKRQAEEQARKQEDEKRQAEEQARKQEDEKRLADEQARKQQEEQKRLADEQARKQQEEQKRQADEQARKQQEEQKRQADEQARKQQEEQKRLADEQNRKQQEEQKAQQAQTQPANGNTDSAYYKNCAAVRAAGKAPLHKGQPGYSSHLDRDGDGIACEK